A window of Rosa rugosa chromosome 7, drRosRugo1.1, whole genome shotgun sequence genomic DNA:
tgatgctgggtatctctctgacccacacaaaggtcattcccaaactggttaagtgttcaccatgggtaaagactgcgatatcttggaggtctacataatAGACCCTAGTTGCTATATGTTTggaccatgcagagactattgctcttcacgaagagattcgtgaatgtatatggattggatccataattacgcatgttcgaacaattgtggtttgaagtctaccatagatgagcctacgagcatttaggataatgcagcttgttttgaacaaatgaagcaaggctacatcaaagcgacaacaccaagcttaatcagcaacaacagactctcctcaagatcaaagtgaactaggttcaatctgaggacagtgtggcagacttgctcactaagtcattgcctaaattccactttcgagagatatgttggtagcatcgtttgcggaagttacccgaactcccatgaccgtagtcatcagggggagatgcagacatcagggggagatgtctacatgtatggtctcgaaacgtgaagggtgtgttgtgctctttttccccttcgaccgaggttatttttgtcccactgggtttttgttactcggcaatgtttttaacgaggcaacgagagaagcaccgcgtttggacaacacaagggggagtgtttaaggatatctctatttgtgtttggctcaaactctaggttacttgacctagtggtaatatggttaaattagaaggatctagattcctattcaatgtacgattactttccttgtacgattgagattctatgcattgtaatcctctatataaagaggcccctattatcaatgagaatacacagcaaattcctctcaatttcagtttctctacaacatggTTACATTAATtagtgatgtagagaactactAAATAGTCATGGTCATGTGCCTCAAAATACTTAAATCAACAAACAGAAGAACGGAGATTGattatgaccaaaaaaaaaaagaacggaGATTGAAAACGTAAACAGATTTCTGGTTTTGCTTCTAACGGGAATATTTGACCATCATTTTTTTGGGCAATGATTATCCTAATCAATTCAGTAAAGAGCCACTCCATCAAGCCCTCCCTATCAAATTGTACACATTTCTAAGCCCAATGATACATACATTACCCAACCCAAGATTGGTCTCCCATAATTTTGTGATCTTAAAAAGAGAGTTAGCTCTTTCCACACTTCTCCTTCTTGAGGAAAGCTCTTTATTCGAATTAgagaaaatgatcatttactcaattttgaggttaattaaccccatttatccaaacactctaagagattgcccacttacacaacagtttttatttttaaacctcacttacccaaaactctaagagttggacctgttttcttcatatttttggactgttttgccctttttaattgtcaaagctgaaaattgaaacagaaagagacttagagagagaaactcCCCGAttatagagagagaagctctgccattttagagagagagaggagctgtgCAATTATTGGAGTGAGAGGAGCTCTGCAAATTCGAGAGAGAGGAGCTCTGCGATTTCTAAAGAGAGAAGCTCTGCGATTTCTAGATAGAGAGAGGAGCTGTGCTGTGATTATCACCATAGACCGAGATCGAGCTCTTGTTTGTGTTCCTCCTTCATCACGGTttgattcttttcttcattgATCTCTAAATTTTTGATTTTAGCTCGGTTTaatttgtttgatttgaatttCTTGGTCTTTTTGTGTACATTGTGTTAGTTTTGAATTGCTTTGTTAACTTCAAACTTATTTTGGTGAATTTGAGCTTCGTGTTAAGTTTGAACTGGTTTTTTGACTTTGATCTTCGTTTATTTTCGTATTTGTTGATTCTGTTTGTTCTGAAACAGTTAGATTTCATATTTTCTAGTTCTAACGAAATATTAGTTGTGTTCAGAGCAATTTGTTACTGTTtctgaagtgttttttttttgttctggccatattattgggaggcaataatttgcctattggggggcaataatgtgtcttaattgttataaagtctctataattgtTGTTTACTGATCTTTTACTTTTTGTTCAGAGCAATTTGTTACATTTTCTGAAATGTTTTGGTTGTTCTGACtacattattggggggcaataattaGGTTTAAAGACTGCTTCTAATGTGTTTTGCTGCTacattttgttattttttgcagAAATATGGGTGATCCTTTGGTTGTTAGGTGCATTTATTCTTGCGAAGAGGTCACccgggaggcctagggtgaagcggttcaagtAAAGTGCAGAGTGTGAAAAAAAAGCCAATTCGTTGTGGTCGTTGTGGCAAAATGGGCGCTCATAACCTGATTATTTTGGGacttaaattcaccaagtattgaatttgaatacctgtacttttgtaaacaaatttaaaaccaaactgagttacttctgaccatctataaaaaaattattggggggcaataaactttttatgaccccccaataaacctaattattttggttaatgaatctagCAGCAATTTGTTAAAAAgacctgtaataaatgaaccacagttaagacattatggggggggggggcaataatctgtctattgcctcccaatagaccaccccaaaaatcacTAGTTTatatcattgacagattattgtactttaataaactcaaaacaacataagacttatcaaaactctaatttcagtgattaattaaccacagttaagaaattattgggaggcaataatttgtctattgccccccaatagaccatcccaaaaatcaccagtttctatcattgacagattagTGTGCTTTAATAAACATCGCagtgattattgccccccaatagacatattattggggggcaataatcttttttctttattgggGGGACAGACGACGCCGACGATTGCGATTGGCTCGACTGGGGACGAAGACACCGGCGATTGCTCTCGGATCTACCAGAACTGTGAAATTGCAGGTGCGAAATCGCCGGACCTTGAAGCTCCAGAATCGATTGGGTTTGGAATAGAGAGATTGATGATGGAGTCGGACTCCGCGACGGATCGAAGGAACTTGAGGAGCGAGCGGAGGTCGCAGACTCGGAGGAACGAGAACTCGGCGCGGACCAGATGGCCGACGGCGGTGGCCGGTGAGTCTGATTCAGATTCCGGTGAGGGCTTGAGTGTGATTCACTCGGTCAATTGAGAGAGAGTGTCTGGGATGAGAGAGAGGCTGAggggagtcgagagagagagagagagtatgagggcaatactggCAATAGATATTAGATtgagtaaatggggttaaaaactcttagtgaagcaagtgggcaatttttagactAAAATTGAGTAAGTGATCACGACCCTTGGAATTAATAGACTTGAGTGTTGATGACTTGcagtcttttttatttttatttatttatttttatttttattttttatatatttttgtcttgGGCAAGATATAACTTTCTACAATAATTACACATATTTTGCATCTACAAATATCTCTTTGGTCAAGCCGTCAAGGGTCAAATGGCGATTGATGACACACTTGATATATTTTCACTCTTCAAAGTTTTGAGAGTAAAAAATATATTGAGCTGATTAGACTTGAATGAAAATCCCAAAAGGGaaggaaaataaaagataaaaatagTTACTTTTTCTGgcaaaataaaaatcaagatCAAATAGACTAAAACATACCAACAAGAGAACCATCCTAAAGGAGTAAAGGACCATAACCCACGCTACTATATATAATATCCCCTAGCTAGCTCCTTATTTTAAACCTTTACATGCTCCATGGAGCTTCTTCCAAAGAAGCCTCCCAACTTACAAAGCCATTTCCACCCATCATAATTCCTATATCATTCAGCTCTAAGAATTCCCTCTCCCCACAAACTCCAGACCAATCAGCACTCAACACAGGATTACTCTCCCACAAGCAATCATTCTCTCCATTATTACTACTCCAACCTCCATGCATATCACCTGAATAAGCTTCATGCTTGTGTTCACCACAACCTTTATCAGCAGAACTCGTTTTCGAAGACGGTGatgtggaggaggaggatgaggaggaggaggagtggtCCGGCAAGTTGAGCTTGGCGGAGGAGCCGTACAGCTTTCGAGCCGCATCGTCATAAGCCAGCGCTGCCTCCGTGGAAGTGTTGAAAGTGCCTAGCCAAAGCctagcaccgcgtttgggctcGCGTATTTCCGCCACCCATTTGCCCCAAGTTCTTTGCCTGACTCCTCTGAAAGTGCACGTAGCGTTCTTAGGGCCTCCCTTCCCTTTCATGCAGCCCTTTCTCGACCTTCCCATGTTGGCTTTCTTCGTCACCTTTCTCTCTTGGTCATTATCCATGGTCTCACCCAAACACGGCCTAAGTAAGTAGGTTTTGGGAAATCTGGGACGACATGCAGGGATGGGATGAGGCAAAGTAATACTTACATAGTTGGGAGAGAAGTGGGAAGTGGACACGTGTAGAGCAAGAGCTTGGCCAGCTGTTGCCCTAGCAGACGACCTTAGATCAACACATGTCAAACGGTCAAGGGACACCTGTCTAGTATTTGACATTGTTTCAAAAGCTCCTTAAGCTTGAAGATAAAGTTGATGGAATATCCTTATTTGGGGACACGCGTTCTTGTATGTAGAGAAAAGAAGCTTAAGCTACACTGCCATGCATGTAAATACACACACTTCATTAGTTTCATTTCATGCTGGGAAACCAGCTGCTTGATCGTCTTTTTTAACTTCAACAATTAGATTTAAGTTAGATGTTTTGTTATTGTTACTTGCTACTTTGTAGTAGCTAGGCCAAGTCACATCTGACTTAGTTATGTTTGTAATATGTGATATTCTTGTATGTAAATGAGAAGCTTCAAACGTACATCAAGTTATGGAGTCGCAGAAAagaacgaaaaagaaaaagaaaaagaaaaagagcaaACAAATTATTTAGGATGACCGAAATTGGAGGTACTGAAGGTGAGATCCCATTTCATGTCTACCTCCTTATTCCTGAATTTTCAAAGCAGTAGAGACTTATGATTAAGGCccagtttgggattgattttgaAGGTGCTTCTGgacctgcttctgcttttgaGGTTATGTTATGCTGTTTGGTAAATTGTCTAGGAAGTGCTTTTGGTCCAGTTTGCTTCTCCTAGAATCTGAAATTGAGAAGCACCCAAGTACCAGCTTTGGGAAGCTGCTTCTGTCAAAACACGGAGTGAACAGTATTGATTAAATGAAAGTTTCTCCTTTTTCCTATTATGTCCTCATCTTTTCTATAGGGTTTCgtttcttccttctctcttCCCAGATCTCTCTTCCCAGCCTCCTCCTCAAAACCATCGATCTCAAAAACCATCGGTTTCTATAGAAAGCGATCTCTCAAGAGGATTCAAAACCCAACTCCGTCACTCCTCCGCGGCACGCTCCAAACCCAAAGCATTCCCGGATCGATCTCTCTGTCTCTTCAAAACCCAGCTCCTCATCGATGGTTTTTGGGACATGAGTGCAAGAGATCGAGGTAGGAACTTTTCATATGATAAATTAGTATGATTTGATTCTTGAAAGAGAATGTTTATTATGACTATCAGTAATTAGTTGTTTGATAGAGATTTGATTGTTAATTCTTGAAAGAGAATGTTTGTGATGATTATCaataattagttgtttgataggattgaggTTAATTATAGTCTATAGACAAACTTCAAATGCTGATTGAGAATGTAGTTGGTAAAAAAATGTATTTCAGTTTCAATCGGGTGCAAACAAATTCTTTGCCCAAGATGCATATGCCCAGGATTGGCATATGAATCAATGTGACTGATATTCACGCTAGCTGGCTGGTTCTTtgagttgaaaaaaaaatttcttgcaGTAGGTAGACATGTACATTTTGCAACCTTTATGAAAGTTCATGTATTATCAATCAAGCTAgcatatcaaattatcaatgACTAGTAAAAATTGATCTTGATTTCAGAAACCTGAAATATATGAGTTCCAAAAGGTCCTTGGTAGGATCTCTTTAGGAGGTGTGTCGAACATCATAACTGCGCTCTACCCGGTGTGCTAAACTTCTTGTGGAATTCAGAAGTTTATGGACTAGAGGTATTCAATTATGATTGTTAAAAAATCTCTAATAGTTTGAGTGCATTCAGTTAAAAGTTTTAAAAGCGGATTTCAAATTCATAAAATTTTAGGAGTattcaataatgatttttatAGAGTCTATAAAAGTTTAGGTGTATTTTTAAAAAAAGGGCTATCATTTGTTTGCCCCCGTATACCGTTAATAAGGAGGAGGTAAAGAGCTAATTCAATGCCAAGCCGTCGTGAAAAATGTTTCAAAAGTCAGTAAGTCGAAACCATTTCCTTTAGCAATTTGAATGAGAACTGCAATAGTAGAAACCCTCATTAGATCCTACTCTATATTCTTTCAGGTGACTCCTCACTTATATCATACACTGAAAAGTTAAGAAAGAGGGCCTTTGGAATGAAAAAGATCATAGCTACAGCATAAGTACAACTTCCTCATGTATCAGAAAAGATTACTTACTAGacttggaggtggaggtggacaTAGAGGCATGGAGTTAGTCTACTATTGTATTGATAGCTAACTTACTATTACTGAAATTAATGTATACAAACATTAATGCAACTTCGAGTACTTTGACCTTCATGATTTTATGAACAAGGTTTTAAACTTGCAAACTGCTTTTTTTTCTAAACTTGGATTATGACAAAGAAGTACTTCGTACTCTtcttttatatgtatatatttcaaCCTTTGCATACTAGTGTGAAATTGATATATTCTGGTCCCTAGAAACTattttcattttagaaactATTTTCATGTGTTGAAATCTTATATATTAGGCTAATATCTGTTTAGTTTCGTACTATTTCATTTTAGAGGCAGCGATTAATTTTGAGGCCAAAAACAGAGGTCTGCATTCTGTTGTTTTTGACCCAGTTTCATTTTTACTAAAAACTGTACATTTCGGCTGGGTATCTGTAGTTGGTGTCTTCATGAAAGTTTCAGTAGACATCTTAAAGATCATTTCAGAATTGGAATCTCATAAAAAGGATTTCTCTAGATTAAATTATGATTTTTCGAAGTTGAAGGTCTGCATCAGGAAATTCTGCCAATTGTCACTGTTGCTGTTTGTTCCATTTCATATCAATAGTTTCCTTTATTCAAACTTGTGTAGTCAACCACAAACTGAACGTAGACATTCTTATCTTTTCAACAAAACATGTGACACCATTTTCGGAGTTCATTTGAGATACTTATGTCATTGTGAAGTCAGTTTTTCGCATCAGTTTGGCAGCCATACCTTCACACAGCCATTAAGGCTAGTAGCTCTTTAGATTGTGGTCAACATCTTTGCAATTTAGCAAAATCTCTGTGTCATTGGACTGGTTTGGAATGTTCTTCAACTTGTTCTTTCATCACAGATTGATATGTatattgggactgatgttgttTTCCTATATAATATCAGGTCATGCTGAAGATCAAGTTTGATATATGATAGTGCAGCAATTTGAGAGTTTGAAGAGGATGTAGTAGTGTGTACTTTTTAGTTCTCATTTGGTTTCCTTTAAGATATGTTTACAGTACTTTTGTAAAACGATAAATCATGAAGTTTGTAGTTTTTCATAATTGAGACCTTAATCCATGTGCCTTgtactatgtttttttttcctatatTGCTTGGTTGTCATATCCATGGTTGTTCAGTTGCTCTTTGACCAATAAAGAGCAGCAGAGATGGTAATGGGAAAATAATAAACCTTAAAATGTGATAGAAGGGCTGCTGAATTGGAAAATTTTACATACATTAAAGAAATGTTGTTTTGATTACTAATCTTTAgtagttggtgcttgtttcgCCCAATTGGTGTTTGAGTTCTCCAATTGATTAGTTTCTAGATTTCCAACCCGTTCTTACATACAAGCTATGTTGACTGATTTAAACATAGAAAATGGCTATTAAGTGCAGTTAAAATCACTGTTGTTTTCAAGTCATCTTAGAGAAAATGATGTGCATTTGCTAGATCATTTGCAGTAACATATAATGAAGGTACAGAACAATGATCATAACTTGATTACACATAACTAAAATATAGAACTTTACTTTACGTGAATGGAGTATTTTACGTGATATGCCTCACTTTTCTTATGAAAAACAAGTGAAGATAGTTATTGCTACTATGGCTCTTCATAACTACATAAGAAGATATGCTCAACGagata
This region includes:
- the LOC133720854 gene encoding dehydration-responsive element-binding protein 2D, whose amino-acid sequence is MDNDQERKVTKKANMGRSRKGCMKGKGGPKNATCTFRGVRQRTWGKWVAEIREPKRGARLWLGTFNTSTEAALAYDDAARKLYGSSAKLNLPDHSSSSSSSSSTSPSSKTSSADKGCGEHKHEAYSGDMHGGWSSNNGENDCLWESNPVLSADWSGVCGEREFLELNDIGIMMGGNGFVSWEASLEEAPWSM